A window of the Salvelinus fontinalis isolate EN_2023a chromosome 14, ASM2944872v1, whole genome shotgun sequence genome harbors these coding sequences:
- the LOC129810846 gene encoding cortexin-1-like: MSDVPTLDYELLLSPGPSLPGPPSSPALVGGDAEQRTAFAFVGLLMLFLVFLLVRCFRILLDPYSRMPSSSWTEHKEGVERGQFDYALV; encoded by the coding sequence ATGAGCGATGTCCCCACCCTGGACTATGAGCTGCTGCTGTCCCCTGGGCCCTCCCTCCCTGGGCCCCCCAGCAGCCCTGCTCTGGTGGGGGGCGACGCGGAGCAGAGGACGGCCTTTGCCTTCGTGGGGCTCCTCATGCTCTTCCTGGTCTTCCTGCTGGTGCGCTGCTTCCGCATCCTGCTGGACCCCTACAGCCGCATGCCATCCTCCTCCTGGACCGAACACAAGGAGGGCGTAGAGAGGGGGCAGTTTGACTACGCCCTGGTCTag